The Romeriopsis navalis LEGE 11480 genome has a segment encoding these proteins:
- a CDS encoding plasmid mobilization protein, translating into MSLVDRLAQQLDALSGDRTEKVTVRLTRAERKQLEQRCGGIRLSTYIRAGLFDYPMPKPRVTVPPINRQVYVELNRIGVNLNQQTKLINALRVDEMPGAVKEYAATLAELQQQIQVVKQAVILGVEELHAEGTEETPD; encoded by the coding sequence ATGAGTTTGGTCGATCGTTTAGCTCAACAACTCGATGCCTTATCGGGTGACCGCACTGAGAAGGTGACGGTGCGGTTGACGCGGGCGGAACGAAAGCAATTGGAACAGCGCTGTGGTGGTATCCGTCTTTCGACGTACATTCGGGCGGGGCTGTTTGATTACCCGATGCCGAAACCGAGGGTGACAGTGCCGCCGATTAATCGGCAGGTGTATGTGGAGCTCAATCGGATTGGTGTCAATCTGAATCAGCAAACCAAGTTGATCAATGCGTTGCGGGTTGATGAGATGCCGGGTGCAGTCAAGGAGTATGCTGCGACATTGGCAGAATTGCAGCAGCAGATTCAGGTGGTGAAGCAGGCGGTGATTCTCGGGGTGGAAGAATTACACGCTGAGGGGACTGAGGAGACACCAGATTGA
- a CDS encoding relaxase/mobilization nuclease domain-containing protein, whose amino-acid sequence MHNGSFGATTRYVLNKEQAKLLDSTMGGLSAETLTAEFMVSKDLRPELKNPVWHITLSLPHDESLTDEQFIEMGRKYMAGMIIGQNDPQVLQTQEYEQQRDEFIAETLPEYQFFQARHSDREHEHLHIVASRINLETGKPVKLWRDAFRSQHVIRGLEREYGLTQVQNSWDVGRKALSKGQLERGQLTGSQAVRSQLQEKIEQAAIGQPEMPELFERLMREGIQIRHQWTRTGKSKGISYELNGVAFAGSQLGQRYSFPGLQGYLGVDYQADRDDEKLRSLMQNGISQGQSEAIDWAAEQAIKQDIANTQQLEQQQDKAQIQRRKSGVERER is encoded by the coding sequence ATGCATAACGGTAGTTTTGGGGCCACGACGCGCTATGTCCTGAATAAGGAACAGGCGAAGTTATTGGACAGTACGATGGGTGGTTTGAGTGCAGAGACTTTGACGGCTGAGTTTATGGTGTCGAAGGATTTAAGGCCAGAGCTGAAGAATCCGGTGTGGCATATCACGTTGTCTTTGCCCCATGATGAATCGCTCACGGATGAGCAGTTTATCGAGATGGGTCGGAAGTACATGGCGGGGATGATTATCGGGCAGAATGACCCTCAAGTTTTGCAAACTCAGGAGTATGAACAGCAGCGGGATGAGTTTATAGCGGAGACCTTACCGGAGTACCAATTCTTTCAAGCACGACACAGTGACCGGGAGCATGAGCATCTCCATATTGTGGCAAGTCGGATTAATTTGGAAACAGGGAAGCCGGTCAAACTGTGGCGCGATGCGTTTCGCTCGCAGCATGTGATTCGGGGATTAGAGCGGGAGTATGGGTTAACTCAGGTACAGAATTCTTGGGATGTCGGACGCAAGGCTTTGAGCAAAGGACAGCTTGAGCGAGGACAATTAACGGGTAGTCAAGCGGTGAGGTCGCAGCTCCAGGAAAAGATTGAGCAGGCAGCAATTGGACAGCCAGAAATGCCGGAGTTATTTGAGCGGCTGATGCGAGAGGGTATTCAGATACGACATCAATGGACCAGGACGGGTAAGAGTAAGGGGATTAGTTATGAGCTAAATGGGGTGGCGTTTGCGGGCAGTCAGTTGGGCCAGCGGTATAGCTTTCCGGGATTACAGGGATATTTAGGGGTGGATTATCAAGCCGACCGGGACGATGAAAAACTGCGATCACTGATGCAAAACGGGATATCTCAAGGGCAGTCAGAGGCGATTGATTGGGCGGCTGAGCAGGCAATCAAACAGGATATTGCGAATACTCAACAGCTAGAACAGCAACAGGACAAGGCGCAAATACAGCGCCGCAAATCAGGGGTCGAGCGGGAGCGCTAA
- a CDS encoding AbrB family transcriptional regulator, whose amino-acid sequence MARKKKVTPLTGEDLLNQVKQLGDLSKEEKARACGYIMTTKTGKSRVNIMKFQNALLDAMGMDLEGGGSGEGRGGRKPSYRTRVQSNKNLLIGAAYTAQMGLEPGDEFEITLGRKHIKLVKLEAEEEEA is encoded by the coding sequence ATGGCTAGAAAGAAAAAAGTAACACCACTCACGGGCGAGGACTTACTCAATCAGGTGAAGCAACTGGGTGATTTGAGTAAGGAAGAAAAGGCACGGGCATGTGGCTATATAATGACGACGAAAACCGGGAAATCCCGCGTCAATATCATGAAGTTCCAAAACGCATTGCTTGACGCAATGGGGATGGATCTGGAGGGCGGTGGCAGTGGCGAAGGACGCGGCGGTCGGAAGCCCAGTTATCGGACTCGGGTGCAGTCTAATAAAAACCTTTTAATCGGAGCAGCTTACACCGCGCAGATGGGCTTAGAACCAGGGGATGAGTTTGAAATTACGCTGGGACGCAAGCATATCAAGCTGGTGAAGCTTGAGGCTGAAGAAGAAGAAGCATAG
- a CDS encoding type II toxin-antitoxin system RelE/ParE family toxin, producing MDVQEYLREDGSNPYRKWFDSLDEMAATKVAIAKTRLALGNTSNVKWFDGIGEYRIDWGPGYRIYLMQDGKALIILFGGGTKKRQQADIQQALAMQQEYQQRKQAAREAEVQVEKPTEKKTKKRQKRR from the coding sequence ATGGATGTTCAAGAATATCTCCGAGAAGATGGCTCAAATCCATACCGGAAGTGGTTTGACAGTTTAGATGAGATGGCCGCAACGAAAGTGGCGATCGCCAAAACCCGACTGGCTCTGGGTAATACCTCAAATGTGAAATGGTTTGATGGGATTGGTGAGTACAGAATTGATTGGGGGCCAGGGTATCGGATCTATCTGATGCAGGACGGCAAAGCGTTAATCATCCTGTTTGGGGGTGGGACGAAAAAACGGCAGCAAGCCGATATTCAGCAAGCATTAGCGATGCAGCAAGAATATCAACAACGCAAACAGGCGGCGCGTGAGGCCGAGGTCCAAGTGGAGAAACCGACGGAGAAGAAAACTAAAAAACGGCAGAAGCGGAGGTAG
- a CDS encoding helix-turn-helix domain-containing transcriptional regulator — MALTVDSAATVEARIQRDPKFAAALLDEAIAVFLNGEPDVARLVLRDLVNATIGFEELATITGKPSKSLHRMLSAKGNPTMDNLTMILAVLRAELQVEIRVQTVAVA; from the coding sequence ATGGCTTTAACAGTGGATTCAGCGGCGACGGTAGAGGCGAGGATTCAGCGCGATCCGAAGTTTGCAGCAGCACTATTAGATGAGGCGATCGCGGTCTTTCTCAATGGGGAACCCGATGTGGCCCGGTTAGTTTTGCGCGATTTGGTCAATGCGACGATCGGCTTTGAAGAGCTAGCGACAATCACAGGGAAACCCAGTAAAAGTCTGCACCGGATGCTATCAGCCAAGGGAAATCCAACGATGGATAATTTGACGATGATTTTGGCGGTATTGCGAGCCGAGTTACAGGTGGAAATTCGGGTCCAGACGGTGGCAGTCGCTTAA